A single region of the Azospirillum fermentarium genome encodes:
- the pyrC gene encoding dihydroorotase, which yields MIAAPLTPPGRTAYINARLLDPATGLDQPGALLTEGAKIADFGPRLFADGVPSDAKVVDLAGKALAPGLVDMRVLITEPGGEQNETVKSAARAAAAGGVTTVVCLPNTDPVIDDVAGIEFINRKARDVKQVKIYAYGAATRGTEGREITEMGLLANAGAVGFTDGSKAIANAGVMRRVLNYAKVFGRPVIQHPEEPALASGVMNAGERATRLGLGGIPREAEIIMIERDLRLVEMTGGHYHIAHVTTSESVDIIRRAKARGLPITCDTAPHYFALTETDVGDYRTFAKVSPPLRDEMDRRAIVAGLADGTIDVIASDHTPRDQDQKRVPFAQAAFGVIGLETLLPLTLELAHKKAVSLLDALACVTCRPADILALPAGRLAVGAAADLVVIDVDVPWTVDEDAFLSKSKNSPFGNRPVQGRAVRTIVDGRTVWTRQEG from the coding sequence GCCTGCTGGACCCGGCCACCGGGCTGGACCAGCCGGGCGCCCTGCTGACCGAAGGGGCGAAGATCGCCGACTTCGGCCCCCGCCTGTTCGCCGACGGCGTGCCGTCGGACGCCAAGGTGGTGGATCTGGCGGGCAAGGCGCTGGCCCCCGGTCTGGTCGATATGCGGGTTCTCATCACCGAACCCGGCGGGGAACAGAACGAAACGGTGAAGAGTGCGGCCCGCGCCGCGGCTGCGGGCGGCGTCACCACCGTGGTGTGCCTGCCCAACACCGATCCGGTCATCGACGACGTGGCGGGGATCGAGTTCATCAACCGCAAGGCCCGCGACGTCAAGCAGGTCAAGATCTACGCCTATGGCGCCGCCACCCGCGGCACCGAGGGGCGGGAGATCACCGAAATGGGGCTGCTGGCCAACGCCGGGGCCGTGGGCTTCACCGACGGGTCCAAGGCCATCGCCAACGCCGGTGTCATGCGCCGGGTGCTGAACTACGCCAAGGTGTTCGGCCGCCCCGTCATCCAGCACCCGGAGGAACCGGCGCTGGCGTCGGGCGTCATGAACGCCGGCGAGCGGGCCACGCGGCTCGGCCTGGGCGGCATCCCGCGGGAAGCCGAGATCATCATGATCGAACGCGACCTGCGGCTGGTGGAGATGACCGGCGGCCATTACCACATCGCCCACGTCACCACCTCCGAATCGGTGGATATCATCCGGCGGGCCAAGGCGCGCGGGCTGCCCATCACCTGCGACACCGCCCCCCATTACTTCGCCCTGACCGAAACCGACGTGGGCGATTACCGCACCTTCGCCAAGGTGTCGCCGCCCCTGCGCGACGAGATGGACCGCCGGGCCATCGTCGCCGGTCTGGCCGACGGCACCATCGACGTGATCGCGTCGGACCACACCCCCCGCGACCAGGACCAGAAGCGGGTGCCCTTCGCCCAGGCCGCGTTCGGGGTGATCGGGCTGGAAACCCTGCTGCCGCTGACGCTGGAGCTGGCGCACAAGAAGGCGGTGAGCCTGCTGGACGCGCTGGCCTGCGTCACCTGCCGCCCGGCGGACATCCTGGCGCTGCCGGCGGGCCGGCTGGCGGTGGGGGCCGCCGCCGATCTGGTGGTGATCGACGTGGACGTGCCGTGGACGGTGGACGAGGACGCGTTCCTGTCCAAATCCAAGAACAGCCCGTTCGGCAACCGCCCGGTGCAGGGCCGCGCCGTGCGCACCATCGTGGACGGGCGCACCGTCTGGACCCGCCAGGAAGGCTGA
- the topA gene encoding type I DNA topoisomerase, which produces MPGSTVVIVESPAKAKTINKYLGADYTVIASFGHVRDLSPRDGSVRPDEDFAMEWELGDRSRRHIDDIARAVKGADRVFLATDPDREGEAIAWHLTEVLRDKRLLDKVDVQRITFNEITKSAVQAAIKAPRHVSQELVDAYLARRALDYLVGFTLSPVLWRKLPGSRSAGRVQSVALRLICERESEIEIFRPQEYWTVDVGLTTPAGAGFTAQLTHLDGRKLDKFGLPDQAAADRAVATIVAHPYRVASVERRQARRNPYAPFTTSTLQQEASRKLGFGATRTMRVAQKLYEGVDIGGETVGLITYMRTDGVSLSQEAIQASRSLIGSLWGDSYVPTSPRIYKTAAKNAQEAHEAIRPTDLFRRPEQVAAYLEGEELKLYELIWKRTVASQMESAVLDQVAVDVASPNREAVLRATGSIVVFDGFMRVYQEDKDDAEDEQERRLPAMAEGDGLDRGAVTPAQHFTQPPPRYSEASLVKKLEELGIGRPSTYASILQVLQDRNYVRLDKRRFIPEDRGRLVTAFLKNFFNRYVEYTFTADLENQLDDISDGRLDWKAVLREFWRSFHTAVDGTKDLTITQVLTTLDEELGAHFFPAVGENGGDPRVCPKCHTGRLGLKLGKMGAFIGCNNYPECRYTRPLAVANDDAPDTLDGPKELGDDPETGLPVSVRRGPFGAYIQLGPPRGAEEEAPPAEKPAKGKKKAKDAAPKPKRVSLPKGMTVADLDLDKALKLLALPRTIGNHPETGQEISAGIGRFGPYIKHGPVYKSLPPDDDVLEIGINRAVSLLGEAAKKAAATPGRTLGDHPKTGKPVTVGAGRFGPYVKHGSTYASIPKAMDAETVTLEQGLELLEAKAAKDAAKKGAKAAPAEGESAEEAPKKTTRKPAAKKTAAPADGETAEAAPKKAAPKKKAAAETDGEPKPAKTTTRKRA; this is translated from the coding sequence GTGCCGGGCAGCACTGTCGTGATCGTCGAATCGCCGGCGAAGGCCAAGACGATCAACAAATATCTCGGGGCGGATTACACCGTCATCGCCAGCTTCGGCCATGTGCGCGACCTGTCGCCGCGTGACGGATCGGTGCGCCCGGACGAAGATTTCGCCATGGAATGGGAGCTGGGCGACCGCTCCCGCCGCCACATCGACGACATCGCGCGGGCGGTGAAGGGGGCGGACCGCGTCTTTCTCGCAACCGACCCGGATCGCGAAGGGGAAGCCATCGCCTGGCACCTGACGGAAGTCCTTCGCGACAAGCGCCTGCTGGACAAGGTCGATGTCCAGCGAATCACCTTCAACGAAATCACCAAGTCGGCGGTGCAGGCGGCCATCAAGGCGCCGCGGCACGTCAGCCAGGAACTGGTGGACGCCTATCTCGCCCGCCGGGCGCTGGATTATCTGGTGGGCTTCACCCTGTCGCCGGTGCTGTGGCGCAAGCTGCCGGGATCGCGGTCGGCAGGCCGGGTGCAGTCGGTGGCGTTGCGCCTAATCTGCGAGCGGGAAAGCGAGATCGAGATCTTCCGCCCGCAGGAATACTGGACGGTGGACGTGGGCCTGACCACCCCCGCCGGGGCCGGGTTCACCGCGCAGTTGACCCATCTGGACGGCCGGAAGCTGGACAAGTTCGGCCTGCCCGACCAGGCGGCGGCGGACCGTGCGGTCGCCACCATCGTGGCCCACCCCTACCGGGTGGCGTCGGTGGAGCGGCGGCAGGCGCGGCGCAACCCCTATGCCCCCTTCACCACCTCGACCCTGCAGCAGGAAGCCTCGCGCAAGCTGGGCTTCGGCGCCACCCGCACCATGCGCGTGGCCCAGAAGCTGTACGAGGGCGTGGACATCGGCGGCGAGACGGTCGGTCTCATCACCTATATGCGTACCGACGGCGTGTCGCTGTCGCAGGAGGCGATCCAGGCGTCCCGCTCGCTGATCGGGTCGCTGTGGGGGGATTCCTACGTCCCCACCAGCCCGCGCATCTACAAGACCGCCGCCAAGAACGCCCAGGAAGCCCACGAGGCCATCCGCCCCACCGACCTGTTCCGCCGGCCCGAGCAGGTGGCGGCCTATCTGGAAGGTGAAGAACTCAAGCTCTACGAGCTGATCTGGAAGCGCACGGTCGCCAGCCAGATGGAAAGCGCCGTCCTGGATCAGGTGGCGGTTGACGTGGCGTCGCCGAACCGCGAGGCGGTGCTGCGTGCCACCGGCTCCATCGTGGTGTTCGACGGCTTCATGCGCGTCTATCAGGAAGACAAGGACGACGCCGAGGACGAACAGGAACGCCGCCTCCCGGCCATGGCCGAGGGCGACGGGCTGGACCGCGGCGCCGTCACCCCGGCCCAACACTTCACCCAGCCGCCGCCGCGCTATTCCGAAGCGTCGCTGGTGAAGAAGCTGGAAGAGCTGGGCATCGGGCGCCCGTCCACCTATGCCTCAATCCTGCAGGTTCTGCAGGACCGCAATTACGTACGCCTCGACAAGCGGCGCTTCATTCCCGAAGACCGCGGGCGGCTGGTCACGGCGTTTTTGAAGAATTTCTTCAACCGCTATGTGGAATACACCTTCACCGCCGATCTGGAAAACCAGCTCGACGACATTTCCGACGGGCGGCTGGACTGGAAGGCGGTGCTGCGGGAATTCTGGCGGTCGTTCCACACCGCGGTGGACGGCACCAAGGATCTGACCATCACCCAGGTGCTGACCACCCTGGACGAAGAGCTGGGCGCGCATTTCTTCCCCGCGGTGGGGGAGAACGGCGGCGACCCGCGGGTCTGCCCCAAGTGCCACACCGGGCGGCTGGGGCTGAAGCTGGGCAAGATGGGCGCCTTCATCGGCTGCAACAACTACCCGGAATGCCGCTACACCCGCCCGCTGGCGGTGGCCAACGACGACGCCCCCGACACGCTGGACGGGCCGAAGGAGTTGGGCGACGATCCCGAAACCGGGTTGCCGGTGTCGGTGCGCCGCGGTCCCTTCGGTGCCTACATCCAGCTCGGGCCGCCCCGCGGCGCGGAGGAGGAGGCCCCCCCGGCGGAAAAGCCGGCCAAGGGCAAGAAGAAGGCCAAGGACGCAGCACCCAAGCCCAAACGGGTGTCGTTGCCCAAGGGCATGACGGTGGCCGACCTGGATCTGGACAAGGCCCTGAAGCTGCTGGCTCTGCCGCGCACCATCGGCAACCACCCGGAAACCGGGCAGGAGATCAGTGCGGGCATCGGGCGGTTCGGCCCCTACATCAAGCACGGACCGGTCTATAAATCGCTGCCCCCCGACGACGACGTGCTGGAGATCGGCATCAACCGGGCGGTGTCCCTGCTGGGCGAGGCGGCGAAGAAGGCCGCGGCCACGCCGGGCCGCACGCTGGGCGACCACCCCAAGACCGGCAAGCCGGTGACGGTGGGGGCTGGCCGCTTCGGCCCCTATGTCAAGCACGGCTCCACCTATGCCTCCATCCCCAAGGCGATGGACGCGGAGACGGTGACGCTGGAGCAGGGCCTGGAGCTTCTGGAGGCCAAGGCTGCGAAGGACGCCGCCAAGAAGGGGGCCAAGGCCGCCCCCGCCGAGGGCGAGTCCGCCGAGGAAGCACCGAAGAAGACCACCCGCAAGCCCGCCGCCAAGAAGACGGCCGCCCCCGCGGACGGCGAGACGGCGGAAGCCGCCCCCAAGAAAGCCGCTCCGAAGAAGAAGGCCGCCGCCGAAACGGACGGTGAGCCCAAGCCCGCCAAGACCACCACCCGCAAACGGGCCTGA
- the recJ gene encoding single-stranded-DNA-specific exonuclease RecJ codes for MSITTSSLAAPSAAAALSFLNISHSFSGRRWLARPYDERLALALAQGRGLPEIVGRVLAARGVTPEACDSFLNPTLKGLMPDPSRFHDMDAAAERIARAVMDGETVAVFGDYDVDGATSAALLRRFFRAVGRDLRIYVPDRIAEGYGPNAPALLRLRQEGVSLVITVDCGIAAFAPLEAAADAGLDVVVLDHHAAEPALPRAVAVVNPNRLDEDGEYRTLCAAGVAFLAVVAINRALRRAGYYSGRGEPDLMEWLDLVALGTVCDVVPLTGLNRALVSQGLKIMARRTNPGLSALADVAGMKDRPDSYHAGYVLGPRVNAGGRVGGSDLGARLLSTDDPVEARELAQRLEGHNAERRAVEQAVLQEAMAAVEAMADEERELIFAVGEGWHPGVVGIVASRLKERYNRPACVVAIEERPDGTRVGKASGRSVRGVDLGAAVIAARQDGLLLAGGGHRMAAGFTVALERMDELRAFLTRRVAEQLAAEPLLPTLELDGAVSVGAANLDMVQRLSMLGPFGTGNPEPRFAIADARILRADVVGANHVRCILTGADGGRLKAMAFRALETDLGRGLLTSAGATLHIAGTLRIDRWNGQESTQLFIDDAARPQG; via the coding sequence ATGTCGATCACCACCTCCTCCCTCGCCGCACCCTCCGCCGCTGCGGCGCTCAGCTTCCTCAATATTTCCCATTCCTTTTCGGGGCGCCGCTGGCTGGCGCGGCCCTATGACGAGCGGCTGGCCCTGGCTCTGGCCCAGGGGCGCGGGCTGCCGGAGATCGTCGGGCGGGTGCTGGCGGCCCGCGGCGTGACGCCGGAGGCATGCGACAGCTTCCTCAACCCCACGCTCAAGGGGCTGATGCCCGACCCCTCCCGCTTTCACGACATGGACGCCGCCGCCGAGCGCATCGCGCGGGCGGTGATGGACGGGGAAACGGTGGCGGTGTTCGGGGACTATGACGTGGACGGCGCCACGTCGGCGGCGCTGCTGCGGCGGTTCTTCCGCGCCGTGGGGCGGGATCTGCGCATCTATGTCCCCGACCGCATCGCCGAGGGGTACGGCCCCAACGCCCCGGCCCTGCTGCGCCTGCGGCAGGAGGGGGTGAGCCTGGTCATCACCGTGGACTGCGGCATCGCCGCCTTCGCGCCTCTGGAAGCGGCGGCGGACGCCGGGCTCGACGTGGTGGTGCTCGATCACCACGCGGCGGAGCCGGCCCTGCCGCGGGCGGTGGCGGTGGTCAACCCTAACCGGCTGGACGAGGATGGGGAATACCGCACGCTGTGCGCCGCCGGGGTGGCGTTCCTGGCCGTAGTGGCCATCAACCGGGCGCTGCGCCGCGCCGGCTATTACAGCGGGCGGGGTGAGCCGGACCTGATGGAATGGCTGGATCTGGTGGCGCTCGGCACCGTGTGCGACGTGGTGCCGCTCACCGGGCTGAACCGGGCGCTGGTGTCCCAGGGGCTGAAGATCATGGCCCGGCGCACCAATCCGGGGCTTTCGGCCCTGGCCGACGTGGCGGGGATGAAGGACCGGCCCGATTCCTACCACGCCGGCTATGTGCTGGGGCCGCGGGTCAACGCCGGCGGGCGTGTCGGCGGGTCGGATCTGGGCGCCCGCCTGCTGTCCACCGACGACCCGGTGGAGGCGCGCGAACTGGCCCAGCGCCTGGAAGGCCACAACGCCGAACGCCGCGCCGTGGAACAGGCCGTGCTTCAGGAGGCCATGGCGGCGGTGGAGGCCATGGCCGACGAGGAGCGCGAGCTGATCTTCGCGGTGGGGGAGGGGTGGCACCCCGGCGTGGTCGGCATCGTCGCCAGCCGGCTGAAGGAACGCTACAACCGCCCCGCCTGCGTCGTCGCCATCGAGGAACGGCCCGACGGCACCCGTGTCGGCAAGGCGTCGGGCCGGTCGGTGCGCGGCGTCGATCTGGGGGCCGCCGTCATCGCCGCCCGGCAGGACGGGCTGCTGCTGGCCGGCGGCGGGCACCGCATGGCCGCCGGCTTCACGGTGGCGCTGGAGCGCATGGACGAGCTGCGCGCCTTCCTCACCCGCCGCGTGGCCGAACAGCTTGCCGCCGAACCGCTGCTGCCCACCCTGGAACTGGACGGCGCGGTCAGCGTCGGGGCGGCCAACCTGGACATGGTGCAGCGGCTGTCCATGCTGGGCCCCTTCGGCACCGGCAACCCCGAGCCGCGCTTCGCCATCGCCGACGCCCGCATCCTGCGGGCCGACGTGGTGGGGGCCAACCACGTGCGCTGCATCCTGACCGGGGCCGACGGCGGGCGGCTGAAGGCCATGGCCTTCCGCGCGCTGGAAACCGATCTGGGCCGGGGCCTGCTGACCTCCGCCGGGGCCACGCTGCACATTGCCGGCACTTTGCGCATCGACCGTTGGAACGGGCAGGAAAGCACCCAACTCTTTATCGACGACGCCGCGCGACCCCAGGGGTAA
- the dprA gene encoding DNA-processing protein DprA yields the protein MPQPRRPLTDADRIDWLRLIRTENVGPVTFHKLMERFGTAKAAIDALPDLARRGGRQKPLRVVTKAEAERELTAVQRFGARILCACEPDYPEALAAIDDAPPVLNTVGHAHLLTRRAVAIVGARNASLNGRKFAQTLARDLGAAGLLVVSGLARGIDTGAHQGSLGTGTAAVMAGGIDVVYPDENRDLAEAIAAQGVLVAESPLGTQPQARHFPRRNRIISGLSLGVVVVEAAPKSGSLITARMALDQGREVLAVPGSPLDPRCQGTNALIQQGATLVQSADDILEALRHLEPPGAKEHTYSTLSPPPPTVPAEDEVDMARTLVLENLSPTPVTIDELVRGCQLSAPVVLAAVLELELAGRVQRQPGNRVNLI from the coding sequence ATGCCGCAACCACGCCGCCCCCTGACCGACGCCGACCGCATCGACTGGCTCCGCCTCATCCGCACGGAGAACGTCGGGCCGGTGACGTTCCACAAGCTGATGGAGCGGTTCGGCACCGCCAAGGCCGCCATCGACGCCCTGCCCGATCTGGCCCGGCGCGGCGGGCGGCAGAAACCCCTGCGCGTGGTGACGAAGGCGGAGGCCGAACGGGAGCTGACGGCGGTCCAGCGTTTCGGCGCCCGCATCCTGTGCGCGTGCGAGCCGGATTACCCGGAAGCGCTGGCCGCCATCGACGACGCTCCGCCGGTGCTCAACACCGTCGGCCACGCCCATCTGCTGACGCGGCGGGCGGTGGCGATCGTCGGCGCCCGCAACGCCTCGCTCAACGGACGCAAGTTCGCCCAGACCCTGGCCCGCGACCTGGGGGCCGCCGGGCTGCTGGTGGTGTCGGGGCTGGCCCGCGGCATCGACACCGGGGCGCACCAGGGCAGCCTTGGCACCGGCACCGCGGCGGTGATGGCGGGCGGCATCGACGTGGTGTACCCGGACGAGAATCGGGATCTGGCCGAGGCCATTGCGGCCCAAGGGGTGCTGGTGGCCGAATCGCCCCTGGGCACCCAGCCGCAGGCCCGCCATTTTCCCCGCCGCAACCGCATCATCTCCGGCCTGTCGCTGGGCGTGGTGGTGGTGGAGGCGGCGCCCAAGTCCGGCTCCCTCATCACCGCGCGAATGGCGCTGGACCAGGGGCGGGAGGTGCTCGCGGTGCCCGGCTCGCCGCTGGACCCGCGCTGCCAGGGCACCAACGCCCTGATCCAACAGGGGGCAACCTTGGTGCAATCGGCGGACGACATTCTGGAAGCGTTGCGCCACCTGGAACCTCCGGGTGCGAAAGAGCATACATACAGCACCCTGTCCCCGCCCCCGCCCACCGTCCCGGCGGAGGACGAGGTGGACATGGCCCGCACACTGGTGCTGGAAAACCTCTCTCCCACCCCGGTTACCATTGACGAACTGGTCCGGGGCTGCCAATTGTCAGCACCCGTGGTGTTGGCCGCCGTGCTGGAATTGGAACTGGCGGGGCGCGTCCAGCGCCAACCGGGCAACCGGGTCAATCTGATCTGA
- the plsY gene encoding glycerol-3-phosphate 1-O-acyltransferase PlsY, with amino-acid sequence MDALPLILAALLGYLLGSIPFGLVLTRLAGLGDIRQIGSGNIGATNVLRTGNKPLALATLLLDSGKGALAALLALWVAGPEAALLAAGGAMLGHTFPVWLGFKGGKGVATALGVLLAVAWPVGAGACLTWLAVAALFRISSLSALVALALAPLTSLWLATAPVAALALFIAVLVFIRHEANIRRLLKGEEPKIGKKKPA; translated from the coding sequence GTGGACGCCCTGCCCCTCATCCTCGCCGCCCTGCTGGGTTATCTGCTGGGGTCGATCCCCTTTGGTCTGGTGCTGACGCGGCTGGCCGGGCTGGGCGACATCCGCCAGATCGGGTCCGGCAACATCGGCGCCACCAACGTGCTGCGCACCGGCAACAAGCCGCTGGCCCTGGCGACCCTGCTGCTCGACAGCGGTAAGGGCGCGCTGGCCGCCTTGCTGGCCCTGTGGGTGGCCGGGCCGGAGGCGGCGCTGCTGGCCGCCGGCGGGGCCATGCTGGGCCACACCTTCCCCGTGTGGCTGGGGTTCAAGGGCGGCAAGGGGGTGGCGACGGCGCTGGGCGTGCTGCTGGCGGTGGCGTGGCCGGTGGGCGCCGGCGCCTGCCTGACGTGGCTGGCGGTGGCGGCGCTGTTCCGCATCTCGTCCCTGTCGGCCCTGGTGGCGCTGGCCCTGGCGCCGCTCACATCCCTGTGGCTGGCGACGGCGCCGGTGGCGGCGCTGGCCCTGTTCATCGCCGTGCTGGTCTTCATCCGGCACGAGGCCAACATCCGCCGCCTGCTGAAGGGCGAGGAGCCGAAGATCGGCAAGAAGAAGCCCGCCTGA
- a CDS encoding cyclic nucleotide-binding domain-containing protein, whose translation MSDSRFQPVHRPSAPPASRRRRFAPGEILMRQGDPGHSAWLIESGDVDVILERPGDKPVRLSHLSRGALVGEMALIDQGPRSATVRAANTVVATELGHDTFRRMIDTAPPLANYILTSLLAAIRRLYGIPPCERSEGSGNIRSQHDYARVLNRRPFREGHCFFKEGELASHVYLIQSGRVGIIQGGTRIAELGAGRLFGELAVLLNVPRAGTAIALEQTTCEIILRNDVEQVMGSLPPILRTLTRFYAGQVARSRPGHAAKPKAGAAVPHVPEGDMPGEMDDFL comes from the coding sequence ATGAGCGACAGCCGTTTCCAGCCGGTGCACCGGCCCTCGGCCCCTCCGGCCAGCCGGCGGCGGCGTTTCGCGCCGGGTGAGATCCTGATGCGCCAGGGCGACCCCGGCCATTCCGCCTGGCTTATCGAATCCGGGGACGTGGATGTCATTCTGGAGCGGCCGGGCGACAAGCCGGTCCGCCTCAGCCACCTGTCGCGCGGCGCGCTGGTGGGGGAAATGGCCCTGATCGACCAGGGGCCGCGCAGCGCCACCGTGCGGGCGGCCAACACCGTGGTTGCCACCGAACTGGGGCACGACACCTTCCGCCGCATGATCGACACCGCCCCGCCGCTGGCCAACTACATCCTGACCAGCCTGCTTGCGGCCATCCGCCGGCTGTACGGCATCCCGCCCTGCGAGCGGTCGGAAGGGTCGGGAAACATCCGCTCCCAGCATGACTACGCCCGTGTTCTCAACCGCCGCCCGTTCCGCGAGGGGCATTGTTTCTTCAAGGAAGGCGAACTCGCCTCCCACGTCTACCTGATCCAGAGCGGACGGGTCGGCATCATCCAGGGCGGCACCCGGATCGCCGAATTGGGGGCCGGGCGGCTGTTCGGGGAACTGGCGGTCCTGCTGAACGTGCCCCGTGCCGGCACCGCCATCGCCCTGGAGCAGACCACCTGCGAAATCATCCTGCGCAACGATGTGGAACAGGTGATGGGGTCTCTGCCGCCCATTCTGCGGACCCTCACCCGTTTCTACGCCGGGCAGGTGGCCCGCAGCCGGCCGGGGCATGCCGCCAAGCCCAAGGCGGGCGCCGCCGTGCCCCATGTCCCCGAAGGGGATATGCCGGGGGAGATGGACGACTTTCTGTAA